In the Larimichthys crocea isolate SSNF chromosome XXI, L_crocea_2.0, whole genome shotgun sequence genome, one interval contains:
- the LOC109137026 gene encoding uncharacterized protein LOC109137026, producing the protein MPVQVNGNTVEILVDSGATISTVKTAEHVCTPTSNFITTVGVSGVPIAEPLSQRTKITVEGSEVMHSFLISDKSPINLMGRDLLCKLHATIQCTPDGLFLTLPDEKAALAFQFLQSTEDSLYCWELIGFNMLPSFTVSDIQKIAKSSPTCATLMSTMRPLLHCHCTAAFNPSEQYKQSVSRFLNKQEGLECEQCLFVGPQGCAIPVQLSSEQQRLFNVENSYPHIVVAVTPGCELKHLGDMVAQCQALREAVPASQHQTVTYLGEELYMLSLDEHMQLPMSTFVTHQPPFPTQYGPPSELSEVPPILWAKHKNHVGFVNSAPPHKVTLKPNAKLPMIRQYNLPHRAVVGIESVIQSLLDQDVLVQTTSPCNTPILPIPKANRPDEWRFVQDLQAINNIVVPAAPIVPDTNSILASLPPNSTHYTVVDLSSAFFSIPLHPDSQYLFAFTFKGKQYTWRRLPQGFVESPTVYAAAVKRDLDGLHLPGGSTLLQYADDLLIASPSKEACHTDSILLLQRLAECGHRASLAKLQFCRPEVTYLGHVLKDGQRLLSPERVKLLVNMPPPATKKQMLSFLGMANYCRHWIFEYATMDSVLRAATLQSAPPVVQWTEEMHKAFQDLKNALTMAPALGLPDYHQPFHLHVHERDGFATGILVQKHGSHYRPVAYYSSRLTPVVLGMPGCLRAVAAVAILIDKSSPIVLAHDCVVHVPHAVLHILNTSATQHMTAARRSGYEAIILSSPHITLKRSPPINPATLLPLIDTDDEHDCIALIEMCTSPRPDLLQTPIPNSDMVLYTDGSASRPSDNVHLAGKVATIYTDSRYAFGAAHDFGQLWKMRGFVSSSGKPLQHHALVNDLLEAILRPSQLAIVKCAAHTKGNDPVSQGNAMADTAAKQAALSSSSMVHQYTSTQPVNPIPVPSANDVVKMQNHADDRERSLWLRKGCAVDSESGLWLHPDGRPVCPRALLHVLARVAHGPTHVGRGVINDVIRSQWFAPGITQVSQTLVDSCMTCQQTRKKNSTVKHDHLEPPTGPFVNLQIDFVHMPSCQGYKYLLVVTDRFSKWVEAFATRKEDARTVVKCLLKEVIPRFGVPQGIDSDRGPAFVSRITQGLSDILGFKWQLHVPYHPQSSGQVERMNATIKDRLTKTVLTTGLKWPDALPIVLYSIRSAPSATTGLSPHEVLMGRPMSTGISPPLTPHKTSLLWTDEFMTEYVKRLTEILRKYHFQVADRLPKPSEEPIHPFKEGDFVLIKCLEKVSLSPRWKGPYQVLLTTRTALKVEGRAEWVHATRCRLAPPTAGERLLNPGE; encoded by the exons ATGCCCGTTCAAGTTAACGGAAATACCGTTGAAATTTTGGTAGATAGTGGAGCAACTAtttctactgtaaaaactgcagagcatgTATGCACACCTACATCCAACTTTATCACCACTGTTGGTGTTTCCGGGGTTCCCATTGCGGAACCGTTATCTCAGAGGACTAAAATAACTGTTGAAGGCTCTGAAGTGATGCATTCTTTTCTGATATCTGATAAAAGCCCAATTAATCTCATGGGGAGGGATCTGCTTTGTAAACTGCATGCTACTATTCAGTGCACCCCGGATGGATTGTTTTTGACCCTCCCTGATGAAAAAGCCGCTCtagcatttcagtttttgcagagtACGGAAGACAGTTTGTATTGCTGGGAATTGATAGGTTTTAATATGCTTcccagtttcactgtttcagaTATTCAGAAAATCGCCAAATCATCTCCAACATGTGCAACATTGATGTCTACAATGAGGCCTcttttgcattgtcattgtactgCAGCATTTAACCCTTCTGAGCAGTATAAACAATCGGTTTCcaggtttttaaataaacaagagggGTTAGAAtgtgaacaatgtttgtttgttggtccgCAGGGATGTGCCATACCAGTCCAACTATCTAGTGAACAGCAGAggttgtttaatgttgaaaattCATATCCACATATCGTTGTGGCCGTCACACCTGGCTGTGAGCTGAAACACCTTGGAGACATGGTGGCTCAGTGCCAGGCATTGAGAGAAGCTGTACCAGCTTCTCAACACCAAACAGTAACATATTTAGGGGAGGAACTGTATATGTTGTCCTTAGATGAACATATGCAATTACCGATGTCTACATTTGTTACTCACCAGCCGCCTTTTCCCACACAGTATGGACCTCCTTCTGAATTGTCTGAGGTTCCACCTATTTTGTGGgctaaacataaaaatcatgtgGGTTTTGTAAATTCGGCTCCGCCACATAAAGTCACACTTAAGCCTAATGCTAAGCTACCTATGATTAGACAATACAAtttgcctcacagagctgtagtAGGAATTGAAAGTGTTATTCAGTCTCTATTGGATCAAGACGTGCTAGTTCAAACCACCAGCCCATGTAACACTCCCATTTTACCAATTCCCAAAGCAAATCGCCCTGATGAATGGCGGTTCGTGCAGGACCTGCAAGCGATTAATAATATAGTGGTACCTGCAGCTCCAATTGTGCCTGACACCAATTCGATTTTAGCTTCTTTACCACCTAACTCCACGCACTACACAGTCGTTGATCTGAGTTCTGCATTTTTCTCGATACCGTTGCATCCAGATAGCCAGTAtctgtttgcatttacattcaaaGGTAAGCAATACACTTGGCGACGGTTGCCACAGGGTTTTGTCGAGAGTCCCACGGTGTATGCAGCGGCGGTAAAAAGAGATCTAGATGGGCTCCACCTGCCAGGTGGCTCCACTCTCTTGCAGTACGCTGATGACCTCCTAATAGCTTCTCCATCAAAAGAAGCTTGCCACACAGACTCTATCTTGCTGCTACAGAGACTGGCCGAGTGTGGTCACAGAGCGTCGCTGGCAAAGTTGCAATTCTGTCGACCAGAGGTGACATATTTGGGTCATGTTCTGAAGGATGGACAACGCCTTTTGTCACCGGAGAGGGTGAAACTGCTAGTTAACATGCCTCCCCCCGCAACCAAGAAACAGATGCTCTCTTTTCTGGGGATGGCTAATTACTGCAGACACTGGATTTTTGAATATGCAACTATGGACTCTGTTTTGAGAGCCGCCACACTGCAATCAGCTCCACCCGTGGTACAGTGGACTGAGGAAATGCACAAAGCCTTTCAAGATCTGAAAAATGCTCTCACAATGGCTCCAGCGTTGGGTTTGCCTGACTATCATCAGCCGTTCCATCTacatgtgcatgagagagatggcTTCGCCACTGGCATtctggtacagaaacatggtTCTCATTATCGTCCCGTTGCGTACTACTCCTCTCGACTGACCCCTGTAGTTCTCGGTATGCCAGGTTGTCTAAGAGCAGTGGCCGCTGTTGCCATTTTGATCGACAAATCTTCTCCCATTGTACTGGCTCATGACTGTGTCGTGCATGTTCCACATGCAGTGttacacattttgaacacatcTGCAACACAGCACATGACAGCAGCACGCCGCTCAGGTTACGAGGCAATAATTCTTTCAAGTCCCCACATAACTTTAAAGCGCTCACCTCCAATAAATCCAGCTACTCTGCTACCATTGATTGATACAGATGATGAGCATGACTGTATCGCCCTTATTGAAATGTGCACATCTCCGAGACCAGATCTGCTGCAAACACCGATACCAAATTCTGATATGGTTCTTTATACTGATGGTTCGGCTAGCAGACCATCTGACAACGTACATTTGGCTG GTAAAGTTGCCACTATCTACACTGACTCGCGATACGCATTCGGCGCTGCGCATGACTTTGGACAATTATGGAAAATGAGAGGTTTTGTCTCATCCTCTGGTAAGCCATTACAGCATCACGCGTTGGTAAATGATCTATTAGAGGCTATTTTGCGCCCGTCACAGCTCGCGATTGTAAAATGTGCAGCCCACACTAAAGGAAATGATCCTGTTTCACAAGGAAATGCAATGGCTGATACTGCAGCCAAACAAGCcgcactttcctcctcctccatggtcCATCAATATACCTCCACACAACCCGTCAATCCAATTCCAGTACCTTCCGCTAATGATGTcgtgaaaatgcaaaatcacGCTGATGACAGGGAGAGAAGTCTTTGGTTGCGTAAAGGTTGTGCAGTTGATTCGGAGTCTGGCTTGTGGCTCCACCCGGATGGGCGACCAGTTTGCCCAAGAGCTCTCCTACATGTCTTGGCACGTGTGGCACATGGACCAACACATGTAGGAAGAGGGGTGATAAATGATGTTATTCGTTCACAATGGTTTGCACCAGGCATTACACAAGTCTCACAAACACTTGTAGACAGTTGTATGACGTGTCAACAGACCAGAAAGAAGAATAGCACAGTGAAGCATGACCATCTGGAACCTCCAACAGGTCCCTTTGTAAATTTGCAAATAGACTTTGTACATATGCCAAGTTGTCAAGGCTACAAATATTTGTTAGTTGTGACAGATCGATTCTCAAAATGGGTTGAGGCTTTCGCGACAAGGAAAGAAGACGCTCGAACAGTTGTTAAGTGTCTGCTAAAAGAGGTGATCCCTAGGTTTGGAGTGCCACAGGGAATAGATAGTGACAGAGGTCCGGCTTTTGTATCAAGAATAACGCAGGGTCTGTCAGATATCTTAGGGTTCAAGTGGCAGTTACATGTTCCATATCACCCACAAAGTTCTGGTCAAGTTGAGAGAATGAACGCAACTATCAAAGATCGGTTGACCAAAACAGTGCTGACAACAGGCCTAAAATGGCCTGATGCACTGCCTATTGTGTTGTATTCCATCCGAAGCGCACCAAGCGCAACAACAGGACTAAGTCCTCATGAGGTGTTAATGGGGAGACCAATGTCCACAGGGATAAGTCCCCCTTTGACACCACACAAAACTTCTCTGCTTTGGACGGATGAGTTTATgactgaatatgtaaaaagactAACTGAAATTTTgagaaaatatcattttcagGTAGCTGACAGGCTCCCAAAGCCCTCTGAGGAGCCAATTCATCCTTTTAAGGAAGGAGATTTTGTATTAATCAAATGTCTGGAAAAAGTGTCTTTGTCTCCCAGGTGGAAAGGTCCCTACCAGGTGTTGCTGACAACTAGGACTGCCCTAAAAGTCGAGGGCAGAGCAGAATGGGTTCACGCCACAAGATGCAGGTTGGCTCCACCAACCGCTGGCGAAAGACTGCTGAACCCTGGCGAGTAA